DNA sequence from the Deferribacterota bacterium genome:
AAAACGAAAAATCTGAGAGTGCATCAATAGTGAAGACTATTATAGAACTTTCAAAAAATTTAGGGATAAAAGTAGTTGCAGAGGGTGTTGAAACAAAAGAGCAACTAGAATTGCTTAAAAAATGGGGGTGTGATGAATATCAAGGTTATTATTTTAGTAAACCTATACCTGCAGAGGAATATGAGCAATTATTTAAAAAACATATGAGGCTAACAGAATGAAAGTAATTGGTATTAGTGGTTCTCCTAGAAAAGATAGGAGCAATACAAGTAAGATTATTAAAACTTTTTTAAAGGGTGTAGAAGAAGAGAATGTATATTCTAAGTTTATTGATATAACAGAAAGGGACATCAAATATTGTATAGGCTGTGATAATTGTCATAAATTAGGTAGATGTGTTTTAAAGGATGAGCTAAATGATTTAGTCGATATTTTATATGAAGCAGATGCTTTTGTTATAGGATCTCCTGTATATGTCTTTCAAGTATCAGCGCAACTTAAAACCTTTATTGATAGACTCACTCATCAGTTGCACTGTCAGCGCTTTCTTGGCAAAAAAGCTGTAGTTGTAACAACTTCTGGTGGTGGCTATGGTGAAAAGGAGGTAATTAATTATTTAAAAGATTTTCTTAATATGACAGGTGTTTTTGTTGTTTCAGAGTTGAAAAAGACAATTCAAGATACAAAGGTTCTTATTGATAATAATGATGAGTTTCTAGCTTATGTGAGAAAAGAGGCCAAAAAATTTGTGAGTATATTAAAAGGTGATTATAGTGACCAAGATCAGCTAGAAAAAATGAAAAACTTTAGGGATATTATAGGGGCAGTTATAAAAGAAAGGCGTGATGACTGGCCTTTTGAGTATGAATACTTTTTAAAAAAGGGGTGGTTTAATAGCTAGAGATTTCAGCGCGCCTTCTAAACATTAATGCATAAAACATATCAAAATATTTTGAACTTTCTTGCCTCTCTAAATTAGTAGTATATTTCCAAAAACCATATATCTTAGACAAGCTCAATAGTTTTTTTGCGTACATCTTCCAAGAGTATTTTGTCTTAACCCTATTTATTGCATTTTCTGAGATTTTATACCACCTATTGGTGTCATTTTGAACACCTTTGAAAAAATTAACAATAAGTTTGGAACACTCTTCTATATTATTGGGATCAATATGGAATCCTGATATATTATTTTCTATAATCTCAGAGGGGCCGCCATATTTTGTTGCAAATGTTGGCAGCCCTGATATCATTGCCTCAACAACTGTTAGACCAAATGCTTCAAAAAGGGCTGGTTGCACAAAGCCTCCTTTCATATCGGCAATACATCTATATATTTCACCGATTAATCTTCTATCAGTTATCCCACCTACCCATCTTATATATTCTTCTAAATTGTTATTATCAATTATCTCGTGAATATCCCTTATAATATTTAATTCCTCTTCATCTTTAGATTCTTCTGGTAATATATTTGTAGAAATTATTAGTAAATTTACATTCTCTCTAAGCTCTTTTGATTCTGCAAACCAACTTACTAGTCCGCGTATATTTTTAATGTAGTCAATCCTAGAGAGTGCAAATATTATTGGTTTATCCTTATTTTTATAATTGCCTTTACTTTTTGGATAGTTTTCTTGGAAAATTATTTTATTTATCTCTTCTTGTAAAGAAGTAAGCCTATGTTCTTTCTCATAATAAGGGAAGTATATGTTTTCATCTGGTCCTGGTGAAACAATATTAAACTTAGGATCATACAATTCTATTCCATTAATTACTCTATATAAGGATGGCATTGTGAAAGTTTGGTAGCTTTCATATTGACCAATGGACCTATCTGAGCCTGCAATTTCTTGGTAGGTGCTTGTGATAATAAAATCGGTAGTATTCATTGCTATAAGGTCAGCTGTAAATTGAGCGGAAAATTTATATCTCTCTTCATTGTCTTTCCAGTATAGGTCAGAAAATAAATATTTTGTTTTTTCTAAAGCATGTGCTATCATACAATTTGTGATACCAAGTCTTTTAGATAAAATATAGCCTACAAGTGAGCCATCAGAATAGTTTCCAATAAAAAAATCAGGTTTATTCCCTAGTTCGGCTAAAATTTCTTTTTCCGCATCTATGGCAAATCTTTCAATAAATGGCCATATATGAAATCTTGATATCCACTCTTTAACAATTTCTCCATTTTCATATCTAAAGGGTATTCTCTTAATCTTTGCATATTTTGTTCCAAATATTCTCTCCTCAGGTTCATTGCAGGTTGTGCCTTCTGCCTCAGGGATAAGTCTTGTGACAACAATAATCTTTGGCTTAATATCAAGGCCTTGCTCTTCTATAGAATTTATTAATTCATCTTCTAAGGCCTTTACCTGATTTAAGATATATACAACTTGCCCACCAGTATCTGGCTTTCCGAAAA
Encoded proteins:
- a CDS encoding flavodoxin family protein, producing the protein MKVIGISGSPRKDRSNTSKIIKTFLKGVEEENVYSKFIDITERDIKYCIGCDNCHKLGRCVLKDELNDLVDILYEADAFVIGSPVYVFQVSAQLKTFIDRLTHQLHCQRFLGKKAVVVTTSGGGYGEKEVINYLKDFLNMTGVFVVSELKKTIQDTKVLIDNNDEFLAYVRKEAKKFVSILKGDYSDQDQLEKMKNFRDIIGAVIKERRDDWPFEYEYFLKKGWFNS
- a CDS encoding sucrose synthase; amino-acid sequence: MLLNELNKFAERHQETVYLFFRELKNKNRELLLQSDVINTYENFLKKENKGILKESILEELVYNTIETVIRSNLYLMNIRIDIGKFTYLQFDLDSVSFKNIEASEFLFFKEELAEVGKSIDDWSLEIDITPFNREFPRLLEPKNIGKGVEFLNRHLASKLFFDMGQGSKLLLNFLKVHKYKDTKLMLTDSINSIEELRRQLRRAINYLYKKNDNDSHSAVKRHLKSLGFEEGWGKNVGKIKETMEFLVDILEAPEPGMVQEFLSRIPMIFNIVIISPHGYFAQSNVFGKPDTGGQVVYILNQVKALEDELINSIEEQGLDIKPKIIVVTRLIPEAEGTTCNEPEERIFGTKYAKIKRIPFRYENGEIVKEWISRFHIWPFIERFAIDAEKEILAELGNKPDFFIGNYSDGSLVGYILSKRLGITNCMIAHALEKTKYLFSDLYWKDNEERYKFSAQFTADLIAMNTTDFIITSTYQEIAGSDRSIGQYESYQTFTMPSLYRVINGIELYDPKFNIVSPGPDENIYFPYYEKEHRLTSLQEEINKIIFQENYPKSKGNYKNKDKPIIFALSRIDYIKNIRGLVSWFAESKELRENVNLLIISTNILPEESKDEEELNIIRDIHEIIDNNNLEEYIRWVGGITDRRLIGEIYRCIADMKGGFVQPALFEAFGLTVVEAMISGLPTFATKYGGPSEIIENNISGFHIDPNNIEECSKLIVNFFKGVQNDTNRWYKISENAINRVKTKYSWKMYAKKLLSLSKIYGFWKYTTNLERQESSKYFDMFYALMFRRRAEISSY